From the Comamonas odontotermitis genome, one window contains:
- a CDS encoding nucleoside recognition domain-containing protein — MLNGLWLGFFVVAAVAALAQWLVGGNSQIFADMVQALFGMAKLSVEVMVLLFGTLTLWLGFLKIAEKAGLVDLLARWLAPLFARLMPEVPRGHPALGLMTLNFAANALGLDNAATPIGLKAMRALQDINPSATSASNAQILFLVLNASSLTLLPVTIFMYRLQQGAADPTLVFLPILLATSASTLVGLLSVAVVQRLPLWHPVVLAYLLPVALLLAAFMAFLATLTATALSQVSSLLGNITLFSLVVLFVVVGALRKVPVYEAFVEGAKEGFDVAKGLLPYLVAMLCAVGLFRASGALDYVLEGIRWLVSQTGMDTRFVDALPTALVKPFSGSAARAMLIETMQSQGVDSFPALVAATIQGSTETTFYVLAVYFGAVGIQRARHAVPCALLAELAGVVAAIAVCYQFFG; from the coding sequence ATGCTCAACGGCCTGTGGCTCGGTTTTTTTGTGGTGGCGGCGGTGGCCGCGCTGGCGCAGTGGCTGGTGGGCGGCAACAGCCAGATCTTTGCAGACATGGTGCAGGCGCTGTTTGGCATGGCCAAGCTGTCGGTCGAGGTGATGGTGCTGCTGTTTGGCACCCTCACCCTGTGGCTGGGTTTTCTGAAGATTGCCGAAAAGGCGGGCCTCGTCGACCTGCTGGCGCGCTGGCTGGCGCCCCTGTTCGCCCGGCTGATGCCCGAGGTGCCGCGCGGCCACCCTGCGCTGGGCCTGATGACGCTGAACTTTGCCGCCAACGCGCTGGGGCTGGACAACGCGGCCACGCCCATCGGCCTCAAGGCCATGCGGGCGCTGCAGGACATCAACCCCTCTGCCACCTCGGCAAGCAATGCGCAGATCCTGTTTCTGGTGCTGAACGCCTCGTCGCTGACCTTGCTACCCGTCACCATCTTCATGTACCGTCTCCAGCAAGGCGCTGCAGACCCCACCCTGGTGTTTCTGCCCATCCTGCTGGCGACCTCGGCATCAACGCTGGTGGGCTTGCTCAGCGTTGCCGTGGTGCAGCGCCTGCCGCTGTGGCATCCGGTGGTGCTGGCGTATCTGCTGCCGGTGGCGCTGCTGCTAGCGGCGTTCATGGCCTTTCTTGCCACCTTGACCGCCACCGCCCTGTCACAGGTCTCGTCGCTGCTGGGCAACATCACCCTCTTCTCGCTGGTGGTGCTGTTCGTCGTGGTGGGGGCGCTGCGCAAGGTGCCGGTGTACGAGGCTTTTGTGGAAGGCGCCAAGGAAGGCTTTGATGTGGCCAAGGGCCTGCTTCCCTATCTGGTGGCCATGCTGTGCGCCGTGGGCCTTTTCCGCGCGTCGGGCGCGCTGGACTATGTGCTGGAAGGCATCCGCTGGCTGGTGAGCCAGACGGGCATGGACACCCGCTTTGTCGACGCACTGCCGACCGCGCTGGTCAAGCCGTTCTCCGGCAGCGCGGCGCGGGCCATGCTGATCGAGACGATGCAGAGCCAGGGCGTGGACAGCTTCCCGGCCCTGGTGGCTGCCACCATCCAGGGCAGCACCGAAACCACCTTCTATGTGCTGGCGGTGTACTTTGGCGCCGTAGGCATTCAGCGCGCCCGCCACGCCGTGCCCTGCGCGTTGCTGGCAGAGCTGGCTGGGGTGGTGGCCGCCATCGCCGTGTGCTACCAGTTCTTCGGGTGA
- the pdxH gene encoding pyridoxamine 5'-phosphate oxidase, with the protein MSELSHSIADLRKSYERAELNESASAPAPIDQFDRWMNEAVAAQLPEPNAMTVATVGADARPSTRIVLIKGYDERGIVWYTNYDSRKGREIAGNPFAALMFHWVELERVVRIEGRVEKVSDAESDAYFNSRPLDSRIGAWASPQSQVIESRTVLVTNAAKYGAQFMLKPPRPPHWGGFRLVPDTWEFWQGRKSRLHDRLRYRLEGSEWVRERLAP; encoded by the coding sequence ATGAGCGAACTGTCCCACTCCATTGCCGACCTGCGCAAGAGCTATGAGCGCGCAGAATTGAATGAATCTGCATCGGCCCCTGCCCCCATCGACCAGTTTGACCGCTGGATGAACGAGGCCGTGGCCGCGCAGCTGCCCGAGCCCAATGCGATGACCGTGGCCACCGTGGGCGCCGATGCACGGCCCAGCACGCGCATCGTGCTCATCAAGGGCTATGACGAGCGCGGCATCGTCTGGTACACCAACTACGACAGCCGCAAAGGCCGCGAAATTGCAGGCAACCCCTTTGCCGCATTGATGTTCCACTGGGTGGAGCTGGAGCGCGTGGTGCGCATTGAAGGCCGGGTGGAAAAGGTGAGCGACGCGGAAAGCGACGCCTACTTCAACAGCCGTCCGCTCGATTCGCGCATTGGCGCCTGGGCCAGCCCGCAAAGCCAGGTGATCGAGAGCCGCACGGTGCTCGTCACCAACGCCGCCAAGTACGGTGCGCAGTTCATGCTCAAGCCGCCGCGCCCGCCGCACTGGGGCGGTTTCCGGCTCGTGCCCGATACCTGGGAATTCTGGCAAGGCCGCAAGAGCCGCTTGCACGACCGCCTGCGCTACCGGCTGGAAGGCAGCGAATGGGTGCGCGAGCGCCTGGCTCCGTGA
- a CDS encoding GNAT family N-acetyltransferase, whose amino-acid sequence MSATVQIRWIGPEDAPAFQALRLSGLREAPTAFGSSYAEEKDEPVDVVRQRLVQPEGQARERGILGAFIGEQLVGTMGIRRLTSVKQQHQLLIWGVYVSPLHRSGGIARAMLAEALAFARTVPGALLVKLSVNAGNRAALQLYQAAGFSVYGTEPAALCIDGTLHDEHLMQWWLHAAPVP is encoded by the coding sequence TTGTCTGCTACTGTGCAGATCCGCTGGATTGGCCCGGAGGATGCCCCCGCGTTCCAGGCCCTGCGCCTTTCGGGCCTGCGCGAAGCGCCCACCGCCTTCGGCTCCAGCTACGCAGAAGAGAAGGACGAGCCCGTGGACGTCGTGCGGCAGCGGCTGGTTCAACCCGAGGGGCAAGCGCGGGAGCGCGGCATTCTGGGCGCCTTCATCGGCGAGCAGCTGGTGGGTACCATGGGCATACGGCGATTGACTTCCGTCAAGCAGCAGCATCAGCTGCTGATCTGGGGCGTGTATGTATCGCCCCTGCACCGAAGCGGCGGCATCGCCCGTGCCATGCTGGCGGAAGCGCTGGCCTTTGCCAGAACGGTTCCAGGCGCCTTGCTGGTCAAGCTCAGCGTCAACGCCGGCAACCGCGCTGCACTGCAGCTGTACCAGGCGGCCGGATTTTCCGTCTACGGCACCGAGCCTGCCGCGCTGTGCATCGATGGCACGCTGCATGACGAGCACCTGATGCAATGGTGGCTGCATGCCGCGCCCGTTCCATAA
- the sbcB gene encoding exodeoxyribonuclease I, whose translation MQTPQPAQATFFWHDYETFGAVPRRDRPSQFAGIRTDMDLNEVGEPVMLFCQPAPDYLPSPQACLITGITPQQCLEQGVPEHEFAAVVEAELGHPGTIGVGYNTIRFDDEVTRYMLWRNLRDPYAREWQNGCGRWDLLDVVRMVYALRPDGITWPKKEDGSVSFKLEDLARANGILHESAHDALSDVRATIGLARLIKRLQPRLFDFALGLHKKDRVMQELALPATAAHARPFLHISGMFGVERGCIAVMWPLAQHPTNKNEVIAWDLAQDPSQLAELSVEDIRLRMFTASADLPEGVERLPIKTVHLNKSPMVVSSLRTLSAEQAARWHIDMERALQYAAVARDLPDMSATWAAVFQRPALQDVDVDQDLYGGFIGQADRRRLTQLTAMHPQELAVARPGFDDERLQELLFRYRARNFPDSLSAAEQARWQALRAAFLLQGEGGARTAEQMFAEIDQLSETADERAEELLGLLYDYADAIVPDA comes from the coding sequence ATGCAGACACCACAGCCCGCACAGGCCACCTTCTTCTGGCACGACTACGAAACCTTTGGCGCCGTGCCGCGCCGCGACCGTCCATCCCAGTTTGCCGGCATTCGCACCGACATGGATCTGAACGAGGTGGGCGAGCCCGTCATGCTGTTCTGCCAGCCTGCGCCCGATTACCTGCCCAGCCCCCAGGCCTGCCTGATCACCGGAATCACCCCGCAGCAATGCCTGGAGCAGGGCGTGCCCGAGCACGAGTTTGCCGCCGTGGTGGAGGCCGAACTGGGCCACCCCGGCACCATTGGCGTGGGCTACAACACCATCCGTTTTGACGACGAGGTGACGCGCTACATGCTGTGGCGCAACCTGCGCGACCCCTACGCGCGTGAATGGCAGAACGGCTGCGGCCGCTGGGATCTGCTTGATGTCGTGCGCATGGTCTATGCGCTGCGGCCCGATGGCATCACCTGGCCCAAAAAGGAAGACGGCTCGGTCAGCTTCAAGCTCGAAGACCTGGCCCGTGCCAACGGCATCCTGCATGAATCGGCCCACGATGCGCTTAGCGACGTGCGCGCCACCATCGGTCTGGCGCGGCTCATCAAGCGCTTGCAACCGCGTCTGTTCGACTTTGCGCTGGGCCTGCACAAGAAGGACCGCGTGATGCAGGAGCTGGCTCTGCCCGCCACGGCTGCCCACGCGCGGCCATTTCTGCACATCTCGGGCATGTTCGGCGTGGAGCGCGGCTGCATTGCCGTCATGTGGCCGCTCGCCCAGCACCCCACCAACAAGAACGAGGTGATCGCCTGGGATCTGGCGCAGGACCCGTCGCAGCTCGCCGAGCTTTCGGTAGAAGACATCCGCCTGCGCATGTTCACTGCCAGCGCCGACCTGCCCGAAGGCGTGGAGCGCCTGCCGATCAAGACCGTGCACCTGAACAAATCGCCCATGGTCGTCAGCAGCCTGCGCACCCTGAGCGCCGAGCAGGCCGCGCGCTGGCACATCGACATGGAGCGCGCCCTGCAATACGCTGCTGTCGCCCGCGATCTGCCGGATATGAGCGCCACCTGGGCCGCCGTGTTCCAGCGCCCGGCCTTGCAGGATGTGGATGTGGACCAGGACCTGTACGGCGGCTTCATCGGCCAGGCCGACCGCAGGCGCCTGACCCAGCTGACTGCCATGCACCCGCAGGAGCTGGCGGTGGCCAGGCCCGGGTTCGACGACGAGCGGCTGCAGGAGCTGCTCTTCCGCTACCGGGCACGCAATTTTCCGGATTCGCTCAGCGCCGCCGAACAGGCGCGCTGGCAGGCCCTGCGGGCAGCCTTTCTGCTGCAAGGCGAGGGCGGTGCCCGCACGGCCGAACAGATGTTTGCCGAAATCGACCAGCTGTCGGAAACCGCCGATGAGCGCGCAGAAGAACTGCTGGGCCTGCTCTATGACTACGCCGACGCCATCGTGCCGGACGCATGA
- the cls gene encoding cardiolipin synthase codes for MDWMTQLLTWENIKAVLSVVWPIYLFVVAIWILMQRRAPVATMGWLLSMGALPVVGLIVYYFIGPQRLKRQRIKRLRARNKSRVRETARRIRDAQPQLVSHMRELVKLVDETSGFPISTAESVQLLSGGAATFDQILEDVSRAQHHVHLEYYIYEPDQTGTRLRDALVERARAGVQVRLLVDALGAKRVNRKFIQPLLDVGGEFAVFHPTKIGRRLRPVINFRTHRKILVVDGRIGFTGGVNITDEEDRRVNPNAYHDVHLRMVGPIVTWLQTTFLEDWAYALQKTDKDIPEDLDALLPDLPDGTHPMQLVTSGPDNPGEPIHRAHVFAIQSARERVWLTTPYFVPTEAAMYALTSAALRGLDVRLLVPEKSDSLVVTAAARSYFDELIHAGVKVYEYQARMLHSKTLVVDDNVAIIGTANFDNRSFRLNYEVCAIGYGPALNSRLEEQFMADISRSRLVEMDRKQAFLPRLGDSVARLFSPLL; via the coding sequence GTGGATTGGATGACGCAGCTCCTGACCTGGGAGAACATCAAGGCGGTTTTGTCCGTGGTATGGCCCATCTACCTGTTCGTGGTTGCCATCTGGATTCTGATGCAGCGCCGCGCGCCGGTCGCGACCATGGGTTGGCTGCTCTCCATGGGAGCGCTGCCGGTGGTGGGGCTGATCGTGTACTACTTCATCGGCCCGCAGCGCTTGAAGCGCCAGCGCATCAAACGCCTGCGCGCCCGCAACAAGAGCCGCGTGCGGGAGACGGCGCGCCGCATCCGCGATGCGCAGCCGCAGCTGGTCTCCCACATGCGCGAACTGGTCAAGCTGGTGGACGAGACCAGCGGCTTTCCCATCTCCACCGCCGAGAGCGTGCAGCTGCTGAGCGGCGGCGCTGCCACCTTCGACCAGATTCTGGAAGATGTCTCGCGGGCGCAGCACCATGTGCACCTCGAATACTACATCTACGAGCCCGACCAGACCGGCACGCGCCTGCGCGATGCGCTCGTCGAGCGTGCCCGAGCGGGCGTTCAGGTGCGCCTGTTGGTGGACGCGCTCGGCGCCAAGCGGGTCAACAGAAAGTTCATCCAGCCGCTGCTGGACGTGGGGGGCGAGTTTGCCGTATTCCACCCCACCAAGATCGGCAGGCGCCTGCGCCCGGTGATCAATTTCCGCACCCACCGGAAAATTCTGGTGGTGGATGGCCGGATCGGCTTTACCGGCGGCGTCAACATCACCGACGAGGAAGACCGGCGCGTCAACCCCAATGCCTACCACGACGTACACCTGCGCATGGTGGGGCCCATCGTCACCTGGCTGCAGACCACGTTCCTCGAAGACTGGGCGTACGCGCTGCAGAAAACCGACAAGGATATCCCTGAAGACCTCGATGCCCTGCTGCCCGACCTGCCCGATGGCACCCACCCGATGCAGCTGGTGACCTCGGGGCCGGACAACCCCGGCGAGCCCATCCACCGCGCCCATGTGTTTGCCATCCAGTCGGCGCGCGAGCGGGTGTGGCTCACCACGCCATACTTTGTGCCCACGGAAGCGGCCATGTACGCGCTCACGAGTGCGGCTCTGCGCGGGCTCGATGTGCGCCTTCTGGTGCCTGAAAAGTCGGATTCGCTGGTGGTGACGGCTGCCGCACGCTCCTATTTCGACGAACTGATCCATGCGGGCGTCAAGGTGTACGAATACCAGGCCCGGATGCTGCATTCCAAAACCCTGGTGGTGGACGACAACGTAGCCATTATCGGTACCGCCAATTTCGACAACCGGAGCTTTCGCCTGAACTACGAAGTCTGTGCCATCGGCTACGGCCCCGCGCTCAACAGCCGGCTCGAAGAGCAGTTCATGGCCGACATCAGCAGATCGCGGCTGGTGGAGATGGATCGCAAGCAGGCTTTTCTGCCGCGCCTGGGTGATTCGGTCGCACGTCTGTTTTCGCCTTTGCTCTAG
- a CDS encoding propionate--CoA ligase, giving the protein MTSFAEFHRQSIEDRDVFWAGQAQLIDWKVPPTQICDYSNPPFARWFAGGQTNLCHNAIDRHVAARGDQPALIAVSTETNTERTYTYAELHAEVQRMAAALQALGVKKGDRVQIYMPMIAEAAIAMLASVRIGAIHSVVFGGFASGSLATRIDDAQPTVIVSADAGSRAGRAVPYKPLLDEALSLASHKPQAVLLVDRGLVPMNLVAGRDHLWAALRAQHMDAQVPCEWVDATHPSYTLYTSGTTGKPKGVQRDTGGYTVALASSMPAIFDAKPGQTFFCTSDIGWVVGHSYIIYAPLIHGMATIMYEGVPIRPDPGIWWSLVEKYKVTHMFSAPTAIRVLKKHDPEYLAKYDLSSLQALWLAGEPLDEPTANWISSAIGRPIIDNYWQTETGWPILTLCNGVEKQASRFGSPGKAVYGYNVKLIDGETGAELTEPMQKGVIAIEGPLPPGNLMTIWRDDQRFVNTYWKSIPGRLVYNTFDWGVRDKDGYYFILGRTDDVINVAGHRLGTREIEESISGHASIAEVAVVGVADSLKGQVALAFAVARDNNVAGDAQACAALEKSVCNHVDAQLGAVARPARVYFVSMLPKTRSGKLLRRALQAVAEKRETGDLSTMEDPAALQQVVEAMTRG; this is encoded by the coding sequence ATGACGAGTTTTGCCGAGTTCCACCGCCAATCCATCGAAGACCGCGACGTATTCTGGGCCGGGCAGGCCCAGTTGATCGACTGGAAAGTGCCCCCCACGCAGATCTGCGACTACAGCAACCCACCTTTCGCGCGCTGGTTTGCTGGCGGGCAGACCAACCTCTGCCACAACGCAATTGACCGCCATGTGGCCGCCCGTGGCGACCAGCCTGCATTGATTGCGGTCTCCACCGAAACCAATACCGAGCGCACCTACACCTATGCCGAGTTGCATGCCGAAGTGCAGCGCATGGCAGCGGCGCTGCAGGCCCTGGGGGTGAAAAAGGGCGACCGGGTGCAGATCTACATGCCCATGATCGCCGAGGCTGCGATTGCCATGCTCGCCAGCGTGCGCATTGGCGCGATTCATTCGGTAGTGTTTGGCGGATTTGCCTCCGGCTCGCTCGCCACCCGCATCGATGATGCGCAGCCCACAGTCATCGTGAGCGCCGATGCCGGATCGCGCGCAGGCCGCGCCGTACCGTACAAGCCACTGCTCGACGAAGCCCTGAGCCTGGCCAGCCACAAGCCGCAGGCCGTGTTGCTCGTCGACCGTGGCCTGGTGCCGATGAACCTGGTGGCAGGGCGTGACCACCTGTGGGCCGCGCTGCGCGCGCAGCACATGGATGCGCAGGTGCCCTGTGAATGGGTCGATGCCACCCACCCCAGCTACACGCTCTACACCAGCGGCACCACGGGCAAGCCCAAGGGCGTGCAGCGCGATACGGGCGGCTATACCGTGGCGCTGGCTTCCAGCATGCCCGCCATCTTCGATGCCAAGCCGGGCCAGACCTTCTTCTGCACCAGCGACATCGGCTGGGTGGTGGGCCACAGCTACATCATCTATGCGCCGCTGATCCATGGCATGGCCACCATCATGTACGAGGGCGTGCCGATCCGGCCCGATCCCGGCATCTGGTGGAGCCTGGTGGAGAAATACAAGGTCACCCACATGTTCTCGGCGCCCACGGCCATCCGTGTGCTCAAGAAGCACGATCCCGAGTACCTTGCCAAATACGACCTCAGCAGCCTGCAGGCGCTGTGGCTGGCGGGCGAGCCGCTCGACGAGCCCACCGCCAACTGGATCAGCAGCGCCATCGGGCGCCCCATCATCGACAACTACTGGCAGACCGAGACCGGCTGGCCGATTCTCACGCTGTGCAACGGCGTGGAAAAGCAGGCTTCGCGCTTTGGCAGCCCCGGCAAGGCGGTGTATGGCTACAACGTCAAGCTGATCGACGGCGAAACGGGAGCCGAGTTGACCGAGCCCATGCAAAAGGGCGTGATCGCCATCGAAGGCCCGCTGCCGCCCGGCAACCTGATGACCATCTGGCGCGACGACCAGCGCTTCGTGAACACCTACTGGAAGAGCATTCCCGGCCGTCTCGTCTACAACACCTTTGACTGGGGCGTGCGCGACAAGGACGGCTATTACTTCATCCTGGGGCGCACCGACGACGTGATCAACGTCGCAGGCCACCGCCTGGGCACCCGCGAGATCGAGGAAAGCATCTCCGGCCACGCCAGCATTGCCGAGGTGGCCGTGGTGGGGGTGGCCGACAGCCTCAAGGGCCAGGTGGCGCTGGCCTTTGCCGTGGCCCGCGACAACAACGTGGCAGGCGACGCACAGGCCTGCGCTGCGCTGGAAAAATCGGTCTGCAACCACGTGGACGCGCAACTGGGCGCCGTGGCGCGGCCTGCGCGCGTCTACTTCGTATCGATGCTGCCCAAGACCCGCAGCGGCAAACTGCTGCGCCGCGCGCTGCAGGCCGTGGCAGAAAAACGCGAAACCGGCGACCTCTCCACCATGGAAGACCCGGCTGCGCTGCAGCAGGTGGTGGAGGCGATGACCCGCGGCTGA
- a CDS encoding AEC family transporter codes for MAVMVSLVPVVVLIALGYLLGRLGWVKATSVRDLSNIVFLVLTPALLFRTMSQVRVQDLNLQTIAVYFTAAGLLFAATLLWQGFSTLGAARALAHCFSNNIMVGVPLVGVVFGQEGLVTLFTIISVHALILMTAATLVFELAVMRQQHAASGGPRSYRSMAVTVGRALKNGIIHPIPLPIICGLLFAQTGLQLPELIDKPLAMLAQALGPVALMLVGITLFYSAVGRYARQASRIAAIKLLVHPALLLAVGWLWGLRGMPLVVLATAAALPVGANVFLFTQRYEVGREEVTASIAVSTSFALVTIPLILLALAPMLKTG; via the coding sequence ATGGCGGTGATGGTGTCTTTGGTTCCGGTGGTGGTGCTCATTGCACTGGGTTATCTGCTGGGACGTCTGGGTTGGGTCAAGGCCACGTCGGTGCGCGATCTGTCGAACATCGTCTTTCTGGTGCTGACGCCCGCGCTGCTGTTTCGCACCATGAGCCAGGTGCGCGTGCAGGATCTGAACCTGCAGACCATTGCGGTGTACTTCACGGCAGCCGGGCTGCTGTTTGCCGCCACCCTGCTGTGGCAGGGCTTCAGCACGCTCGGGGCTGCCCGCGCGTTGGCGCATTGCTTCAGCAACAACATCATGGTGGGTGTGCCGCTGGTGGGCGTGGTCTTCGGGCAGGAGGGGCTGGTAACCCTGTTCACCATCATCTCGGTGCACGCGCTGATCCTGATGACGGCGGCAACCCTGGTGTTCGAGCTGGCTGTGATGCGCCAGCAGCATGCCGCCAGCGGCGGGCCGCGCAGCTATCGATCCATGGCGGTCACGGTAGGAAGGGCGCTGAAAAACGGCATCATCCATCCCATCCCATTGCCCATCATTTGCGGCCTGCTGTTTGCCCAGACGGGGCTGCAACTGCCCGAGCTGATCGACAAGCCGCTGGCCATGCTGGCCCAGGCCCTGGGGCCGGTTGCGCTGATGCTGGTGGGCATTACGCTGTTCTACAGTGCGGTGGGCCGCTATGCCCGGCAGGCAAGCCGCATTGCCGCCATCAAGCTGCTGGTGCATCCGGCGCTGCTGCTGGCGGTGGGGTGGCTGTGGGGCCTGCGCGGCATGCCGCTCGTGGTACTGGCCACCGCGGCGGCCTTGCCCGTGGGAGCCAATGTGTTTCTATTCACCCAGCGCTATGAGGTGGGGCGCGAGGAGGTGACGGCCAGCATCGCGGTTTCTACAAGCTTTGCGCTGGTAACGATTCCGCTCATTCTGCTGGCCTTGGCGCCGATGCTCAAGACGGGCTGA
- the clpA gene encoding ATP-dependent Clp protease ATP-binding subunit ClpA codes for MIAQELEVSLHMAFVEARQQRHEFITVEHLLLALLDNPSASEVLRACSANIDDLRASLTNFIKDNAPQVAGEDEVDTQPTLGFQRVIQRAIMHVQSTGNGKKEVTGANVLVAIFGEKDSHAVYYLHQQGVTRLDVVNYIAHGIKKNDAPEQPKPESGSDAEEASSGGGERAEKASPLEQFTVNLNQQAKDGKIDPLIGRQYEVERTIQILCRRRKNNPLLVGEAGVGKTAIAEGLAWRITENDVPEVLAEAVVYSLDMGALLAGTKYRGDFEQRLKGVLKALKDKPNAILFIDEIHTLIGAGAASGGTLDASNLLKPALSSGQLKCIGATTFTEYRGIFEKDAALSRRFQKVDVVEPTVPETIDILKGLKTRFEEHHSVKYALAALQAAAELSAKFINDRHLPDKAIDVIDEAGAAQRILAPSKRKKTIGKAEIEEIVAKIARIPPANVSNDDRSKLQTLERDLKSVVFGQDKALEVLASAVKMSRSGLGKVDKPIGSFLFSGPTGVGKTEAAKQLAYILGIDLIRFDMSEYMERHAVSRLIGAPPGYVGFDQGGLLTEAITKKPHAVLLLDEIEKAHPDIFNVLLQVMDHGTLTDNNGRKADFRNVIIIMTTNAGAETMNKAVIGFTNPRAAGDEMGDIKRLFTPEFRNRLDAIVSFRPLDEQIILRVVDKFLLQLEQQLAEKKVEVTFTDKLRKHLAKAGFDPLMGARPMQRLIQDTIRRSLADELLFGKLVDGGRLTVDWDDSDADKPEVKLDIQPAPKKERAKQAPGEPEEEIAAD; via the coding sequence ATGATTGCTCAGGAACTGGAAGTCAGCTTGCACATGGCTTTTGTAGAAGCCAGGCAGCAGCGCCACGAATTCATCACCGTGGAGCACCTGCTGCTGGCCTTGCTGGACAACCCGAGTGCTTCTGAGGTGCTGCGCGCGTGCTCGGCCAATATCGACGATCTGCGCGCGTCGCTGACCAATTTCATCAAGGACAACGCTCCCCAGGTAGCGGGCGAGGACGAAGTCGACACCCAGCCAACCCTGGGCTTTCAGCGCGTGATCCAGCGCGCCATCATGCATGTGCAGAGCACCGGCAATGGCAAGAAGGAAGTGACCGGCGCCAACGTGCTGGTGGCCATTTTTGGCGAAAAGGATTCGCATGCCGTGTACTACCTGCACCAGCAGGGTGTGACGCGCCTGGACGTGGTCAACTACATTGCCCACGGCATCAAGAAGAACGACGCTCCCGAGCAGCCCAAGCCCGAATCGGGCTCGGACGCCGAAGAGGCGAGCAGCGGCGGGGGCGAGCGCGCCGAAAAGGCATCGCCCCTGGAGCAGTTCACCGTCAACCTGAACCAGCAGGCCAAGGATGGCAAGATTGATCCGCTGATCGGCCGCCAGTACGAGGTGGAGCGCACGATCCAGATCCTCTGCCGCCGCCGCAAGAACAACCCGCTGCTGGTGGGTGAAGCTGGCGTGGGTAAAACCGCCATTGCAGAGGGCCTGGCATGGCGCATCACCGAAAACGATGTGCCCGAGGTACTGGCCGAGGCCGTGGTGTACTCGTTGGACATGGGCGCGTTGCTGGCAGGCACCAAGTACCGCGGTGATTTCGAGCAGCGCCTCAAGGGCGTGCTCAAGGCACTGAAGGACAAGCCCAACGCCATCCTGTTCATCGATGAAATCCATACGCTGATCGGCGCCGGCGCGGCATCGGGCGGCACGCTGGATGCGTCCAACCTGCTCAAGCCTGCGCTCTCGAGCGGCCAGCTCAAGTGCATTGGCGCAACGACGTTCACCGAGTACCGTGGCATCTTCGAAAAGGATGCGGCACTCTCGCGCCGTTTCCAGAAGGTCGATGTGGTCGAGCCCACCGTGCCCGAAACCATTGATATCCTCAAGGGCCTGAAAACCCGCTTTGAGGAGCACCACAGCGTCAAGTACGCTCTGGCTGCACTGCAGGCGGCGGCGGAGCTGTCTGCCAAGTTCATCAATGACCGTCATCTGCCCGACAAGGCCATCGACGTGATTGACGAGGCAGGAGCGGCGCAGCGTATCCTTGCGCCTTCCAAGCGCAAGAAGACCATTGGCAAGGCCGAGATCGAGGAAATCGTCGCCAAGATCGCCCGCATCCCGCCTGCGAACGTCAGCAATGACGACCGCAGCAAGCTGCAGACGCTGGAGCGTGACCTCAAGAGCGTGGTCTTTGGACAGGACAAGGCACTGGAAGTGCTGGCCTCGGCCGTCAAGATGTCGCGCTCGGGTCTGGGCAAGGTGGACAAACCCATTGGCTCGTTCCTGTTCAGCGGCCCCACTGGCGTTGGCAAGACCGAGGCTGCCAAGCAGCTGGCCTACATTCTGGGCATCGACCTGATCCGCTTTGACATGTCGGAGTACATGGAGCGCCATGCGGTCAGCCGCCTCATCGGCGCGCCTCCGGGCTATGTCGGGTTCGACCAGGGCGGGCTGCTGACCGAGGCCATCACGAAGAAGCCGCACGCGGTGCTGCTGCTCGACGAAATCGAGAAGGCGCACCCGGACATCTTCAACGTGCTGCTGCAGGTGATGGACCATGGCACCTTGACGGACAACAATGGACGCAAGGCCGACTTCCGCAACGTCATCATCATCATGACGACGAACGCGGGTGCCGAAACCATGAACAAGGCGGTCATCGGCTTCACCAATCCGCGTGCGGCCGGTGACGAGATGGGCGACATCAAGCGCCTGTTCACGCCCGAGTTCCGCAACCGCCTCGACGCCATCGTCAGCTTCCGGCCGCTCGATGAGCAGATCATCCTGCGCGTGGTCGACAAGTTCCTGCTGCAACTGGAGCAGCAGCTGGCTGAGAAGAAGGTGGAAGTCACCTTCACCGACAAGCTGCGCAAGCACCTGGCCAAGGCAGGTTTCGATCCGCTGATGGGCGCGCGCCCGATGCAGCGCCTGATCCAGGATACGATCCGCCGCTCACTGGCCGACGAACTGCTGTTTGGCAAGCTGGTCGATGGTGGCCGCCTGACGGTGGACTGGGACGACAGCGACGCCGACAAGCCCGAAGTCAAGCTGGACATCCAGCCTGCGCCGAAGAAGGAGCGGGCCAAGCAGGCCCCCGGCGAGCCTGAAGAAGAGATTGCCGCCGACTGA